The nucleotide window CGACCGACACCGTGGCTTCGCCGTCGTCCGTGGTCGCGCCGTCGTCGTGCCACTCCTCGGGCACGAGCCGGTCGACGTCCGCGGGTTCGATCCCGCTCGAGGCACGCCAGTCCGTCCGCCGCTCCGTGATAGTCGCCCGGTCGATCCAGGCGTACTCGTAGGCTCGGCCGCCGGTCAGTGCCGTACAGGTTCGCGTCTCGATCTCCTCGTGGTCGGTCGATTCGAGCAGCGACCGGGCGACGGCGCGGTGGGCTCTCGCGACCGCGTACCGGCCCTCGAGTTCGTCGCGTCGCGACCGGACTCCCTCGAGTTCCTCGTGGGCTCTCGAGACGTCGCGGACGAAGACGGCAAACCCGCGGTGACGGCCGCGGTCGTCTCGCATCGGCGAGATAACTTCGGTCGCCCGGAACTGCGAGCCATCTTTGTGCACGCGCCAGCCCTCGTTTTCGTAGCCGGATTCCTCCAAGGCCGCCGACAGCGCCCGTTCGGGCGTGCCGTCGTCGACGGCCGTGTCCGTATAGAACGTCGAGACGTGCGTGCCGACGATTTCGCCGGCCCGATAGCCGAACATCGACGCTGCACTTCGATTCCAGCGTTCGACGTAGCCCTCTGCGTCGAGGCGGATCAGCGCGTATCGATCGCTCGCGGCCAACAGCAGTCGGATCACACTGTCGTCGCTGACCATCGAGCCGGCCTGCGTCCGCGAGCGACTGTGTGCCGGTCCGGACGGCCGTTCGACGGCGTCGAAGGCGTCGACGATCTCCGCGTCCGTCGGCTCGGGGAGATACGGCTCGAGTGCCTCGAAACTCCCCCAGCCGCCGACGGTCTTGACGACTCGAGGGTTGACCGCGTGGTCGACGAGCGCGGTGTGGGCGAAATACTGGCGCAGGTCGCTCGTCGAGAGGTCGGCCAGCGCCGGCTGCTCGTAGATGTCGCTGGCTCGCTCGGCGACGTCCGAAACCAGCATCTGGAGGCGTCGTGCCGTGACAGGGAAGATTCGATCGTCGGGAGAGAGGTCGTTGCTCCGGGCGTATCGCCGCAGCTCACGTTCGACGTGGGTCGGCAGATACGACGTTCGGCCGTCTCCGTCGTCGACGGCAGGCACACGGATCAGGTATCGCGGCGGATCGATCCGGACCTGTTCGATGCTCTCGATGGTCAGTTCGGTGAGTTCCGTCGGGCGAAGCCCGACGTCACCACAGAGGCGAACGACGAGCGCCTCGCGGTACGTTTCGGCGGCGTCGAGGAGCGACTCGTAGCGCTCACGCGAGAGCACCGCCGAGTCAGTCACCTCGAGACTCATGGTTCGCTGTTTCTAACGACACGAATATAATTGTGTCGGCGGTCGCACTGTTTGCGACGATATCCTGTATTATCGCCAGTCTGAATCTCGTTCTCCATTTCGCTTCAATTGATTCTCCGAAACCAGTACTGTCGCGTTCACTCCTCGCCGATCTCCGCTTGAATTTCGCCGACGATCTCCGGATTGCGCAGCGCGCTCGTATCGCCGAGTTCTTCGCCGTTCGCGACGTCCTCGAGCAGGCGGCGCATGATCTTCCCCGAGCGCGTCTTGGGGAGTTCGGGTGTAAAGAGGATCTCCGTCGGCCGCGCGATCGGCCCGATCGCCGTTTCGATGCTGTCGACGATCGCCTCGCGCACGTCCGTGTCGTCGTAGCCACCTTCGGTGCTAACGTAGGCATAAACGTCCGTCCCCGTCGTCTCGCTCGAGCGGCCGACGACAGCGGCCTCGGCGACGCCTTCGACGCCGGTGATCGCGCTCTCGATCTCCATCGTACTCAGTCGACGACCGGAGACGTTGATGACATCGTCGACGCGGCCGAGGACGGTGATGTAGCCGTCCTCGTCGATCCGGGCCGCGTCGCCGCTGAAGTAGCGCCAGTCATCGTTTTCGGGGTCTGAAAAGCGATCCCAGTACTCCGTTCGGAAGCGTTCGTCGCCGTCGTACAGCGTCCGGACCATTCCCGGCCACGGGCGAGCAATGGTGAGATAGCCGGAGTCGCCGGGGTCGACCTCGGTGCCGTCCTCGTCGATCACGCGGACATCCATGCCGGGGAGGCTCGGTCCAGCCGCGCCGGGTTTCATCTCGTCGACGCCCGGAAGCGTCGAGACCGTTACGGCACCCGTCTCGGTCTGCCACCAGGTGTCGACGACCGGACACTCCCCGTTGCCGATGTGATCGTAGTACCAGTTCCACGGCCGGGGACTGATCGGTTCGCCGACCGTCCCGAGCAACCGCAACGAGGAGAGCTCGTGGCGGTCGGGATACTCTGGCCCCCATTTCATGAACGCGCGGATGGCCGTCGGTGCCGTATAGAAGATATCGACCGCGTTCCGGTCGACGATCTCCCACAGCCGGTCCCGGTCGGGATAGTCGGGCGTGCCCTCGTACATCACCGTCGTCGTTCCGAGCGCGAGCGGGCCGTAGATGATGTACGAGTGGCCCGTAATCCAGCCGATGTCGGCCGCACACCAGTAGGTATCCTCAGGCTTGACGTCGAGGACGGCGTGGCTCGTCCAGGCGGCGTGTGCGAGATACCCACCCGTCGTGTGGACGACGCCTTTCGGCTCACCGGTCGTGCCAGACGTGTACATCAGAAACAGCATGTCTTCGGCGTCTCTGGGCACTGGATCGACGGTTTCACCAGCGAACAACTCCCGAAGTTCGTGGTAATCGTACTCGTCGTCGCCGAGGACGTGTGGTAGGTCGTCGCCGAGTCGATCGACGACGACCGTCCGGACGTCTTGCTCGAGTTTGAGCAGGGCGTTGTCGGCCTTACTCTTCTGGTTGAACGCGTCCCCGCGTCGGTAGTAGCCATCACAGGTGACCAGAAATTCGCTATCGGCGGCGTCCATCCGGGTCGCCAGCGCATCAGCAGATAGCCCCGCAAAGACGACGTTGTGCGGGGCACCGATCCGAGCACACGACAGCATCGCGATTGGCAACTCGGGAATCATCGGCAGATAGATCGTTACGACGTCGTCTTCTTCGACGCCGAGTTCCCGCAGGGCCGCGGCGAACTCGTTGATCGCGACGTAGAGGTCCCGATAGGTGTACGTTACTCGCTCGCCGTGTTTGCCCTCCCACCGGATTGCGGCGTGGGTCTTGCGACCCGACTCGAGGTGCCGATCGACGCAGTTCGCGGCGGCGTTCAGTTTCCCGTCGGGAAACCACTGATAGAACGGGGCGTTCTCGTCGCGGAGGACGGTCTCGTACGACTGGTCCCACGAGAGCAAGTCGGCGGCACGCTCCCAGCACTCGGGCCAGTTCTCCTCGAACTCGTCGTAAATCCCCGGATCCGAGACGTTCGCCTGTTCGACGAACGACGCTGGAGGGCTTCGGGGCGATCCGGTGAGGACAGGACGGTCGCGTCCCCACCCGTTCCGATCGACCATATTCATTTGAACCCAAGGCAGTCAGTGGAATAAACGTTCCTCCGCGGCTTTTTTATCGGGTTCGTCGTGTCCGTTTGTTCTGATACGTTGCGCTCTCGAGCGCGTGCGTAGGAACAAAAGTAGCAGCGATACCGATCCACCACCGACCGTCTCTGTCGGCAGTTGCAGTTCGTCTCTGGGGCTGTCGGTCCGTGACGACCACGACGAGCGTGGTTAGTCGATCGTCGAGTCGATATCCGAGATGTCTTCGGAGTCGATGTCTGCGCCGGGTTCACGAACGACGTACACGTCGTAGCGCTGATCGTTTGCGACCGGGCTGCCGACGCTCGACTGTGGAGCGATCACCGAGCCAGCGTTCTCCGAACCGATGAACACGACCGATGCATCGATCTCGCCGGCGATTCGCCGGATCTCGCGAACGACGTTCGTCGTCGAGGTCGATGTCGGTTCGTCCGAATTTACGCGCTCGGTGCGGACGGTCGCTTCCGGCGCGACGTCGGCAGCCCGCGTTTTCATCCCCGCTTCGATCGTTTCGGGGTCGAACGGCTCGCCGTCGGTGATCCAGCCTCGCTCTCGAGCGTATTCGGCGTCGTCCGGAATGACCGTCAGGGCGACGACCTCTTCGTCGAGCAACTCACCGAACGTGGCGGCTTTCTCGAGGGCGTTTCGAGCCAACTCCGAACCGTCGAACGGGACGAGTAGCGTCATACCTCTATCTCATACGACAGCCGAGGTAAATGTTCGGTCTCCAACAACCGGACCCGATCGCCTCACTCGGATTCGTCGATGACGAGTACTGGCCGGGTCGTGGACCTGACGACGCGGTCGACGGTGCTGCCGAGGAGCGCCCGTCGAAACGACGAGCGGCCGCGGGCGCCGATCACGATCGCACTCGCGTCCTGTTCGTCCGCGTACGCGATGATCTCCTCATATGGTACGCCGGACCGAATCGTCGTTTCGACCGCCACGTCGGCGGCGGCGGCCGCCTCGGTGACGACCTCGAGGGCCTCGCTCGCTTGCTCGCGTTGCCGTCGCCTGACTTCGTCGGGATCGACGATCGCATTGTCGTACTCGGTTCGGCGCTCGAGGACGGCGATTCCGTACAGCCTCGCGTCGAACCGGTTGGCGAGTTCGACCGCGTGCGAGATGGCCTCGCGCGCCGTCTCGCTCCCGTCAGTCGCGACCAGAATCGACTCGTACATGCGCCCTCGTACAGCGTACTCCCAGTAAGTCCTGTCCTTGTTCCCGTCGCCGATCGATTCCCCCGCCGACGGATCGAAACCTCGTAGCACTATATGGCTGGGTTCGTACGTCCACGTATGACTGAGGAAGTCCCGGTCAAGCGCACGGATCTCCTTGTCCTCATCGGTGTCTCGCTCGTTGGCGGGGTCCTCATCGCATCGCTGATCCTTACGCCAACGCTTTCCACACAGTATATCAGTACGATTCTCCTGAGCATGGTGTTGCTGGCGTTTTTCCTGTTCTTGCCGGTGATGGGCGTGCGACTGTTCATCGACGACAGAAACGACGAGTAGTCGCCAGCGATCGCGCCCGTCTTACCGCCAGCGCCAACCGACGTGTCGTCGGGAGACTCTCGAGACCCGATCCTGCGACGTTTCTGACGTCGCACGTCCTCGTCGCGGGCGACATGCTGCCATCCATCAGCGCCTGCTGGCAGGAGCGTCGTCCGAATGGCGAGCCGTGGCGAAAAGACTTCAGCGGTCTCTTGCCTATAGTAACGACTGAAACGGTTTACACACCGATCGTACAGCTGTCGTGCGATCGGGTGTGCACTGACGTTCAGTGGCTACTATAGCTCCCGGCGATTTGGACGGCCACCGACTACCTCGAGCAGTCGATCAGTCCTTGTCGGGCATCGTCGAGTGGCGAACCGGCCCTCTCATATCAGCGCGCTCCGACGGCGGTGGCGCCATCGTCGAGTAGCGCGTTCCGCTGCCACCGGATGTGCCGCGGTTCCGATCCGATCCGAGGTCGACGTCGAGCAATCCGTCGTCTTCAGTATCGCTCTCGGTCTCAGTCGTGTCATTCTCGATGACACTTTCGTCTTCGTCGCTGGCGGTGCTGGCACGCGCTTCCTCGAGTCGGTCCTGGAGGTGCTCGAGGTCGTCGCTGATCCCGTCGAACGAGGACTCCATCGCCGACCGGAGCTGGTCGCCGAGATCGCCGGGCGTCTCTGCCCCGTCAGCATCGGATTCGTCGCCGGCCGGTGCTTCGTCCTCGTCACTCCCGAGAACACCGTCGAGGCCAGTGGCCTCGCTGACTGTCTCAGCGGCCGACTCGATCGTCTCTCGAGCGCCATCGTCGTCGCTTTCGGACTCGTCCGTGTCCTCGTCAGGTGTGTCCGATCCAGTGTCAGTCTCCGGTTCGGAGTCGTCGTCCTCCGCCCCGTCGTCGATCGACTCCCGTAACTCGCCGACGGCTCCCTCGAGCGTCTCGTCATCGCCCCGGTCGGCGAGTTTCGAGAGGGCTATCAGTCGCTGTAACGCCTCGACGTGCGCCGGCTCACCCTGGGAGATCGCCTCGGGAATCGAATCCGGTTCGGTCCCGTCCGGGAGCGTGTCCAGACCGACTGCCTCGAGCAGGTCGTCCGGGTCGGCCGACTCGAGCAGGTCGTTCGCCTTCGCTGCGGTCTCGAGCAAGTCCGTCTGTGCCGTCTCGGCGTCCCCGTCCGAGTCGGTCGTCGCGACGAGCGAGCCGCTGGACGTATCGGCCTCGCGCAGTACCTCGTTTACTCGTTCGCGGAGTTTTTGACTCATCTGTCGTGTCTCGACTCTAAAGCCGCACCTCGAGGCGGCGGTCTCGATCGATTACTCGGCTTCCGCGTCCGCCTCGTCCGCCGATTCGGCTTCTGACTCGTCGTCTGTCACTGCCGCGACGATCTCGTCGGTCATCTCTTCGCGACTGAGGTTTGCCTTCACGTCGACGTCCTTTGCGATGGACTGCAGATCGTCGTAGGACATCACCCCGAGGAAGTCCGTGAGGGTCTCTTTTCGGAGCCCTTCGATATCCTTGACTGACGTATCGGAATCGTCTTCGCCATCCGATTCGGAATCGGTCGCCTCGTCGCTTTCGTCCGCCGTCTCCGCCTCGGCGTCCGATTCGTCGTCGCTTTCCGTTTCGGCTTCGCTGTTCTCCATCGTCTCGTCATCTCCAGATTCGTCCGCATCGTCGTCTGTCAAGACCTCGTCGAGCCCACTGGCCTCGCTCACGTCTGTGGCGACTGACTCGACCGCCTCTCGAGCACCGGTATCCTCGCTTTCTTCGTCGGCGTCGTCGCTC belongs to Natronorubrum aibiense and includes:
- a CDS encoding bacterio-opsin activator domain-containing protein, with translation MSLEVTDSAVLSRERYESLLDAAETYREALVVRLCGDVGLRPTELTELTIESIEQVRIDPPRYLIRVPAVDDGDGRTSYLPTHVERELRRYARSNDLSPDDRIFPVTARRLQMLVSDVAERASDIYEQPALADLSTSDLRQYFAHTALVDHAVNPRVVKTVGGWGSFEALEPYLPEPTDAEIVDAFDAVERPSGPAHSRSRTQAGSMVSDDSVIRLLLAASDRYALIRLDAEGYVERWNRSAASMFGYRAGEIVGTHVSTFYTDTAVDDGTPERALSAALEESGYENEGWRVHKDGSQFRATEVISPMRDDRGRHRGFAVFVRDVSRAHEELEGVRSRRDELEGRYAVARAHRAVARSLLESTDHEEIETRTCTALTGGRAYEYAWIDRATITERRTDWRASSGIEPADVDRLVPEEWHDDGATTDDGEATVSVVTDVDLDIENGEGGTNRDDSGSLARVPLCYGDTTYGTLTVATDRLQAFDADERQWLETIGKQIGYAIAAIRRRNLLLSDRVVELEFACRDDDSFFVDASQQLGCRFELDSLVPISESTQLYYVRLQNASPADVFDLAADDPGIDDCRLVETDKDGWRVEFVVEGSSPTLTLTEYGVTVIDAITEGGVTTITAESAADADLRTILAGLRSGFPNSELVGKREAERTVQTAREFREGLEDRLTDRQEASLRAAYFGGYYDWPRESTAEEIADAMGVSSPTLHNHLRKGQHELLRTFFDDPASENIDSSASE
- the acs gene encoding acetate--CoA ligase; the encoded protein is MVDRNGWGRDRPVLTGSPRSPPASFVEQANVSDPGIYDEFEENWPECWERAADLLSWDQSYETVLRDENAPFYQWFPDGKLNAAANCVDRHLESGRKTHAAIRWEGKHGERVTYTYRDLYVAINEFAAALRELGVEEDDVVTIYLPMIPELPIAMLSCARIGAPHNVVFAGLSADALATRMDAADSEFLVTCDGYYRRGDAFNQKSKADNALLKLEQDVRTVVVDRLGDDLPHVLGDDEYDYHELRELFAGETVDPVPRDAEDMLFLMYTSGTTGEPKGVVHTTGGYLAHAAWTSHAVLDVKPEDTYWCAADIGWITGHSYIIYGPLALGTTTVMYEGTPDYPDRDRLWEIVDRNAVDIFYTAPTAIRAFMKWGPEYPDRHELSSLRLLGTVGEPISPRPWNWYYDHIGNGECPVVDTWWQTETGAVTVSTLPGVDEMKPGAAGPSLPGMDVRVIDEDGTEVDPGDSGYLTIARPWPGMVRTLYDGDERFRTEYWDRFSDPENDDWRYFSGDAARIDEDGYITVLGRVDDVINVSGRRLSTMEIESAITGVEGVAEAAVVGRSSETTGTDVYAYVSTEGGYDDTDVREAIVDSIETAIGPIARPTEILFTPELPKTRSGKIMRRLLEDVANGEELGDTSALRNPEIVGEIQAEIGEE
- a CDS encoding universal stress protein gives rise to the protein MTLLVPFDGSELARNALEKAATFGELLDEEVVALTVIPDDAEYARERGWITDGEPFDPETIEAGMKTRAADVAPEATVRTERVNSDEPTSTSTTNVVREIRRIAGEIDASVVFIGSENAGSVIAPQSSVGSPVANDQRYDVYVVREPGADIDSEDISDIDSTID
- a CDS encoding universal stress protein; translated protein: MYESILVATDGSETAREAISHAVELANRFDARLYGIAVLERRTEYDNAIVDPDEVRRRQREQASEALEVVTEAAAAADVAVETTIRSGVPYEEIIAYADEQDASAIVIGARGRSSFRRALLGSTVDRVVRSTTRPVLVIDESE
- a CDS encoding putative sodium/potassium/calcium exchanger, which codes for MSDAGLKQLVAREVSNQVEVTDLLGDGSIEDGIDGGELGAAVGREFGAQMGRKLGSSIGRAVHETMAEGIEADKDRNELQSDLTTAVRDAIRETVADNDAAESVQSLAQRATEGNGLEGLLESDTSGDESAAKADNADAESDDADEESEDTGAREAVESVATDVSEASGLDEVLTDDDADESGDDETMENSEAETESDDESDAEAETADESDEATDSESDGEDDSDTSVKDIEGLRKETLTDFLGVMSYDDLQSIAKDVDVKANLSREEMTDEIVAAVTDDESEAESADEADAEAE